One genomic region from Candidatus Binataceae bacterium encodes:
- a CDS encoding ABC transporter permease has protein sequence MLAFILRRLAISVGVLLGVSLITFTIAFIVPADPAVAMAGAKADPQTLALIRTQLGLDQPVYTQYARYLGHALHGDLGRSYIRRESVTNLILGRLGATATLAVSAMTLSLMLGIAMGLVSASWRDGLWDHLLLIVALAFVSMPVFWLGEMLLIGAAAHLRSIPLGGFSGWRSLLLPTITLALGAAGYYSRILHTNLSEQIEQDYMRTARGKGLSRRQAIARHALANALIPLLTLAGLDLAGLLSGVVLTETVFNWPGIGRLAFEAVLNLDIPLIMGTVLFGAILVVAANLVVDLLYAWLDPRIRLSEIG, from the coding sequence ATGCTCGCCTTCATTTTGCGCCGGCTCGCGATCAGCGTCGGCGTGCTGCTGGGCGTCTCGCTCATCACCTTCACCATCGCGTTTATCGTACCGGCCGATCCCGCGGTCGCGATGGCCGGGGCGAAGGCCGATCCGCAAACCCTCGCGCTGATTCGCACCCAGCTCGGACTCGACCAGCCGGTTTACACGCAGTACGCCCGCTACCTCGGCCATGCATTGCATGGCGACTTGGGACGTTCCTACATCCGTCGCGAGAGCGTGACGAATCTGATCCTCGGGCGCCTTGGCGCGACGGCGACGCTCGCGGTAAGCGCGATGACGCTGTCGCTGATGCTCGGGATCGCGATGGGCCTGGTCTCGGCGAGCTGGCGCGATGGCCTCTGGGATCATCTGCTGCTGATCGTCGCGCTGGCGTTCGTCTCGATGCCGGTCTTTTGGCTGGGCGAGATGCTTCTGATCGGTGCAGCGGCGCATCTGCGGTCGATTCCGCTCGGCGGCTTCAGCGGCTGGCGCAGTTTGCTTCTACCCACGATCACGCTGGCGCTCGGTGCGGCCGGCTACTACTCGCGGATTCTTCACACCAACCTCAGCGAGCAGATTGAGCAGGATTATATGCGCACGGCGCGCGGCAAAGGTCTCTCGCGCCGGCAGGCGATCGCCCGCCATGCGCTGGCCAACGCCTTGATTCCGCTGCTGACGCTCGCCGGTCTCGATCTCGCCGGACTGCTCTCGGGCGTGGTGCTGACGGAAACCGTCTTCAACTGGCCTGGCATCGGGCGGCTCGCCTTCGAAGCAGTCTTGAATCTCGATATTCCGCTGATCATGGGCACTGTGCTTTTCGGCGCGATTCTCGTCGTCGCGGCGAATTTAGTGGTCGACCTGCTTTACGCCTGGCTCGACCCGCGCATTCGCTTGAGCGAGATCGGTTAG
- a CDS encoding VIT1/CCC1 transporter family protein, with product MAALKPEEKRRTFERLASLREIVFGIQDGVLTTAGVLAGLSGAVSVRSQVILAALASTAAGALSMGAGAYLGTRAETEVIRSELRRTRSESHAQPYMVQESLVEALAKEGLTREASYRVVKLLSASPQALNATAEEKIYGLADASFGKPILDGLLMGVAFLLGALVPLLPFVFITSERVGLVAGIATTALVLFTVGYFVEGRLGDQRYPSMAGVRFLAIAVAAAVLGYLIGVAISPLGAAP from the coding sequence TTGGCTGCGCTCAAACCCGAGGAAAAGCGCCGGACCTTTGAACGGCTCGCCAGTCTGCGTGAGATCGTCTTTGGCATCCAGGATGGCGTGCTGACGACGGCGGGCGTGCTCGCCGGCTTGAGCGGCGCGGTTTCCGTCCGCTCGCAGGTAATTCTCGCAGCCCTCGCCTCGACCGCGGCCGGCGCCCTCTCGATGGGGGCAGGCGCCTATCTCGGCACCCGCGCGGAGACCGAGGTTATCCGCAGCGAACTGCGCCGGACGCGCAGCGAAAGTCACGCGCAGCCCTACATGGTGCAGGAGAGTCTGGTCGAGGCGCTCGCCAAAGAAGGGCTTACCCGTGAGGCGAGCTATCGCGTCGTCAAACTGCTGAGCGCCTCGCCGCAAGCGCTCAATGCGACCGCGGAGGAAAAAATCTACGGACTGGCGGACGCCAGCTTCGGCAAGCCAATTCTTGACGGACTGCTGATGGGCGTCGCTTTTCTGCTGGGCGCGCTCGTGCCGTTGCTGCCCTTCGTCTTCATCACGTCGGAGCGGGTCGGACTTGTCGCCGGCATCGCGACGACCGCGCTCGTGCTTTTCACCGTCGGTTATTTCGTCGAAGGCCGGCTCGGCGATCAGCGTTACCCCTCGATGGCCGGCGTGCGCTTCCTGGCGATCGCGGTTGCCGCAGCAGTGCTGGGCTATCTGATCGGCGTCGCGATCTCGCCGCTCGGCGCGGCGCCATAG
- a CDS encoding redoxin domain-containing protein → MLKPGDAAPPFDLACAFDGRISHLAPAGLQSELVLLFFYPRDFSFICPTEVVGFHQAQAAFKTEHTSIVGVSIDDAETHRRWAAELGGLSYPLLADEAGKISSQYGVFDEKEGVAMRATFVLDRARKVLYATASSINVGRSVSETLRIVRALRSGHLCPADWQPGEPTIETDLKY, encoded by the coding sequence ATGTTAAAACCGGGTGACGCCGCGCCGCCGTTTGATCTGGCTTGCGCCTTCGACGGACGCATCAGCCATCTCGCGCCGGCTGGCCTGCAATCGGAACTCGTTCTGCTGTTCTTTTACCCCCGCGACTTTTCGTTCATCTGCCCAACCGAAGTCGTCGGCTTCCACCAAGCGCAGGCGGCGTTCAAGACCGAGCACACCAGTATCGTTGGCGTGAGTATCGACGACGCCGAGACCCATCGGCGCTGGGCTGCGGAACTCGGTGGCCTGAGCTATCCGCTGCTGGCGGATGAGGCCGGTAAAATCTCAAGCCAATATGGGGTCTTCGACGAAAAGGAAGGCGTCGCGATGCGCGCGACGTTTGTGCTCGACCGTGCGCGCAAGGTGCTGTATGCGACCGCCAGCTCGATCAATGTGGGCCGCAGCGTGAGCGAGACGCTGCGAATCGTGCGGGCGCTGCGCAGCGGCCATCTCTGCCCGGCGGACTGGCAACCCGGCGAGCCGACCATCGAAACCGACCTCAAGTATTAA
- a CDS encoding SIMPL domain-containing protein (The SIMPL domain is named for its presence in mouse protein SIMPL (signalling molecule that associates with mouse pelle-like kinase). Bacterial member BP26, from Brucella, was shown to assemble into a channel-like structure, while YggE from E. coli has been associated with resistance to oxidative stress.), which yields MRRRTIALMAAIVLAATAWTRVALAQSEDTKVVRTIVVSGDGEVQAAPDQATLDLAIETHAATASEAAGLNGSLAQKVRDALKAKLTDKGTMWTGGYSLSPDYNEPRNGDPAKIIGYRAQNSITVQTQALDIVGPLIDAAIAAGANQVNSLDYTLRDNTKARGDAIAKASRDAQAQAEALAAALGVKLGQVLKATTEAESRPVPMMRMQALAMSRGGATPIEVGQVTVPATVSLTYAIQ from the coding sequence ATGCGACGACGGACAATAGCGTTGATGGCCGCGATCGTGCTGGCGGCGACGGCCTGGACGCGAGTCGCGCTGGCGCAATCAGAGGATACCAAGGTGGTGCGGACGATCGTGGTGAGCGGCGATGGCGAGGTGCAAGCCGCGCCGGATCAGGCGACGCTCGATTTGGCGATCGAGACGCACGCGGCAACGGCGTCCGAGGCCGCGGGCCTCAACGGGTCATTGGCGCAAAAGGTCCGCGACGCCCTCAAGGCCAAGCTCACCGACAAGGGCACGATGTGGACCGGAGGCTACTCGCTTAGTCCGGACTACAACGAACCGCGCAACGGCGACCCGGCGAAGATTATCGGCTATCGCGCGCAAAATTCGATCACCGTGCAAACGCAGGCGCTGGATATCGTCGGACCGCTGATCGACGCGGCGATCGCGGCCGGCGCCAATCAGGTCAACTCGCTCGATTACACCCTGCGCGACAACACTAAAGCGCGCGGCGACGCGATCGCAAAAGCCTCTAGAGATGCCCAAGCGCAGGCGGAGGCCCTCGCCGCGGCGCTCGGCGTCAAACTCGGCCAGGTGCTCAAGGCCACGACCGAAGCCGAATCCCGGCCGGTTCCGATGATGCGCATGCAAGCCTTAGCGATGTCGCGCGGTGGTGCGACGCCCATCGAGGTCGGACAGGTGACCGTGCCGGCGACCGTTTCTCTGACCTACGCGATTCAGTAG
- the proS gene encoding proline--tRNA ligase yields the protein MPEKSDDKKVTPRGEDFAAWYNDIILRAELADYSPVRGCIVFRPDGFAIWENLRDELDRRIKRTGARNAYFPLFIPLSFLQKEAQHVEGFAPEVAVVTHGGGKELEEPLVVRPTSETIINHMFAQWIHSHRDLPLMVNQWCNVVRWELRTRPFLRTTEFLWQEGHTAHATRAEAERETLTMLEVYRSFVEDFLAVPLIHGRKSAAERFPGAEETYTIESLMPDGRALQCGTSHYLGQNFARAFEIKFLDETNQLQHPHQTSWGVSTRLLGAIVMAHGDDQGLRLPPAVAGIQVVIVPIWRKAEEGEKVLAAARTMRDALEQAGLRVKLDERDGLTPGFKFNDWEMRGVPLRIEIGPRDLATNEAVTARRDILGAAGKAKVALDQLATRAAEVLGEIQKNLYQQARAAMEAHTRGFDSYDDLRVQMAGEGGGGFADVYWCGNAVCETKIRDETRATCRAIPLDQAPASGLCIVCGESASERAFFAKAY from the coding sequence ATGCCCGAAAAATCCGACGACAAGAAAGTCACCCCGCGCGGCGAGGATTTCGCCGCCTGGTACAACGACATCATCCTGCGCGCTGAGCTCGCCGACTACTCGCCCGTTCGCGGCTGCATCGTCTTCCGCCCCGACGGCTTCGCCATCTGGGAGAACCTGCGCGACGAGCTCGATCGCCGGATCAAACGCACGGGCGCGCGCAACGCCTATTTCCCGCTCTTCATTCCGCTCAGTTTCCTGCAGAAAGAGGCGCAGCACGTCGAAGGTTTTGCGCCCGAGGTGGCGGTCGTGACACATGGCGGCGGCAAGGAGCTCGAGGAGCCGCTGGTGGTGCGTCCGACCTCCGAGACCATCATCAACCATATGTTCGCGCAGTGGATTCATTCCCATCGCGACCTGCCGCTGATGGTCAATCAATGGTGCAATGTCGTGCGCTGGGAGCTGCGCACGCGGCCGTTTCTGCGCACCACCGAATTTCTCTGGCAGGAGGGCCATACTGCGCATGCGACGCGCGCCGAGGCCGAGCGCGAGACCCTCACGATGCTCGAAGTCTATCGCAGCTTTGTCGAGGATTTTCTCGCCGTCCCGCTGATCCATGGCCGCAAGAGCGCGGCCGAACGCTTCCCCGGCGCCGAGGAGACCTACACCATCGAGAGTCTGATGCCCGACGGGCGCGCGCTGCAATGCGGCACTTCGCACTACCTTGGACAGAATTTCGCCCGCGCCTTCGAGATCAAATTTCTCGACGAAACCAATCAGCTCCAGCATCCGCATCAGACGAGCTGGGGGGTTTCGACGAGGCTGTTGGGCGCAATCGTGATGGCGCATGGCGACGACCAGGGTCTGCGCCTGCCGCCGGCCGTCGCCGGCATCCAGGTCGTCATCGTGCCGATTTGGCGCAAGGCCGAGGAGGGCGAGAAGGTCCTCGCCGCGGCGCGCACGATGCGCGACGCGCTCGAACAGGCCGGACTTCGCGTCAAACTCGACGAACGCGACGGCCTCACCCCCGGCTTCAAGTTCAATGACTGGGAGATGCGCGGCGTCCCGCTGAGAATCGAAATCGGACCGCGCGACCTGGCGACGAATGAAGCGGTGACCGCGCGTCGCGACATCCTCGGAGCGGCTGGGAAGGCGAAGGTCGCACTGGATCAGCTCGCCACGCGCGCCGCGGAAGTCCTCGGCGAGATCCAGAAGAATCTTTACCAGCAGGCGCGAGCGGCGATGGAGGCCCATACCCGCGGCTTCGATTCATACGACGATCTGCGCGTGCAGATGGCGGGCGAAGGCGGCGGCGGCTTCGCCGACGTCTACTGGTGCGGCAACGCCGTCTGTGAGACGAAAATCCGCGACGAGACCCGCGCGACTTGCCGCGCCATCCCTCTCGATCAGGCACCAGCTTCCGGCCTGTGCATCGTTTGCGGCGAGTCAGCGTCCGAACGCGCCTTCTTCGCCAAAGCCTACTGA
- a CDS encoding HAMP domain-containing sensor histidine kinase, whose protein sequence is MPLADFISTNKELVIERWKAAATHRLGLALETSELVNHLPFFLDDLVEALRSPAGQWPDMSGARQHGRQRMRRGIDIGALSEEMTLIGEIVLELMSQVEIPVLTDEVGELFHVMGRGVAASVRAYAALRDREIVEQATQHYSFIAHEIRGPLQAARLTVALLRNEQAHKREKHLERLDRAIVRVSQLVDDSIIDARLSGNPRINAQPVAVLELVNTICAESAEQCEAKNIAVVEEVEDLQVDADQKLLASAITNLMGNAIKFSSEGSRVTIRARALEDRVLFEVEDSCGGLPDDLPPKLFQPFVQDAADRSGFGLGLSIVKRAVEAHHGSVRVSNRPHEGCTFVLDLPLRFANPDEEGSSK, encoded by the coding sequence GTGCCACTCGCAGACTTTATTTCGACGAACAAGGAACTTGTTATTGAGCGTTGGAAGGCGGCCGCGACGCATCGGCTCGGCCTGGCGCTCGAAACGTCTGAACTCGTCAACCATCTCCCGTTTTTCCTGGATGATCTCGTCGAGGCGCTTCGTTCCCCCGCGGGCCAGTGGCCCGATATGTCGGGCGCGCGGCAACACGGACGGCAACGCATGCGTCGCGGTATCGACATTGGCGCCCTCTCCGAAGAGATGACGCTAATCGGCGAAATTGTTCTTGAACTCATGAGCCAGGTCGAAATTCCTGTCCTGACCGACGAAGTCGGTGAGTTGTTCCACGTCATGGGACGTGGGGTGGCGGCCTCTGTCAGAGCTTATGCGGCGCTGCGTGATCGTGAGATTGTTGAGCAAGCAACCCAGCACTACTCGTTCATCGCTCACGAGATTCGAGGACCTTTGCAAGCTGCTCGGCTGACCGTCGCGTTGCTCCGCAACGAACAAGCGCATAAACGCGAGAAACACCTAGAGCGGCTCGATAGAGCGATCGTTCGAGTTTCACAGTTAGTCGATGACTCCATAATTGACGCGCGGCTCTCCGGCAACCCGCGGATTAACGCGCAACCGGTCGCGGTTTTGGAGCTTGTGAATACGATTTGTGCGGAAAGCGCAGAACAATGTGAGGCAAAGAACATCGCCGTTGTCGAGGAAGTCGAAGACTTGCAAGTTGACGCTGATCAAAAACTACTCGCGTCCGCTATCACAAACCTGATGGGTAACGCGATAAAATTCTCTTCCGAAGGAAGCCGCGTCACCATCCGCGCGAGAGCCCTCGAAGACCGTGTCCTTTTCGAGGTTGAAGATTCCTGCGGCGGATTGCCGGACGATCTGCCGCCCAAGTTATTTCAACCCTTCGTGCAAGATGCGGCCGATCGCAGCGGCTTCGGTTTGGGGTTGTCAATCGTGAAGCGGGCCGTTGAAGCCCATCATGGCTCGGTGCGGGTCAGCAATCGACCGCATGAAGGCTGCACCTTTGTCCTCGATTTGCCGCTGCGCTTCGCTAACCCTGACGAGGAAGGGAGCTCCAAATAA
- a CDS encoding CvpA family protein has product MSSLNKLDYAIIAIVVLGGLYGLSRGVIRMAASILSIILGLAAASAWYERVGAWVQQHLNTSPTVSAVIGYVVTFLAVAALIGMAGQRVVRLAHVINLNLIDRLGGAVFGAALAAVFVGVDLLILAAVLPPDSSLIRDSRLAPRVLAYNQSLATFVPPEMKAVFQRKYDDLVRYWNGQNQSPADAPARAPGGT; this is encoded by the coding sequence ATGAGCAGCTTGAACAAGCTGGACTACGCGATCATCGCGATCGTCGTCTTGGGCGGATTGTACGGCTTGAGTCGTGGCGTGATCCGGATGGCGGCTTCGATTCTGTCGATTATTTTAGGCCTCGCGGCGGCTTCAGCCTGGTACGAGCGAGTCGGCGCGTGGGTCCAACAGCACCTGAACACGAGTCCGACGGTTAGCGCGGTGATTGGCTATGTCGTAACGTTCCTGGCGGTCGCCGCGCTAATCGGGATGGCCGGGCAGCGTGTCGTGCGGCTCGCGCACGTAATCAACCTCAATCTGATCGATCGTCTCGGCGGCGCCGTGTTTGGCGCGGCGCTGGCTGCGGTTTTCGTCGGCGTCGATCTGTTGATCCTGGCGGCGGTCCTCCCGCCCGATTCGAGCTTGATTCGCGATTCGCGGCTCGCGCCGCGGGTGCTAGCTTATAACCAGTCGCTCGCCACCTTCGTCCCGCCGGAGATGAAAGCGGTGTTTCAGCGAAAATATGACGACCTAGTGCGGTATTGGAACGGGCAAAATCAAAGTCCCGCCGATGCGCCTGCGCGCGCACCCGGCGGGACTTGA
- the trxA gene encoding thioredoxin: MASDKVLHVTDASFEQEVMKAPTAVLIDFWAPWCGPCKAIGPIVDELAGEYAGRLKVVKINVDDNPQTPSRFGVRGIPNLVIVRDGQVKEQIVGAVPKAHLVKAVDTAIA; encoded by the coding sequence ATGGCCTCTGACAAGGTCCTCCATGTGACCGACGCCAGCTTCGAGCAGGAAGTGATGAAAGCGCCCACCGCGGTGCTAATCGATTTTTGGGCGCCGTGGTGCGGTCCGTGCAAGGCGATCGGGCCGATTGTCGACGAACTCGCGGGCGAGTATGCCGGTCGCCTGAAGGTCGTCAAGATCAACGTTGACGATAATCCGCAGACGCCTTCGCGCTTCGGTGTGCGCGGCATCCCGAATCTTGTGATCGTGCGCGACGGCCAGGTCAAGGAACAGATCGTCGGCGCAGTGCCGAAAGCTCATCTGGTAAAGGCGGTCGACACCGCCATCGCCTGA
- a CDS encoding cation:proton antiporter, translated as MPHLNEVQVLRLLVQFTLLFVGARVLADVMKRLGQATVIGELLAGIVLGPSLLGHVAPVAYRLLFPADPLSDHLLEALAWIGVIMLLLYTGLETDLEIIRGVGRSAAIISALGILIPWTSGFLLGWEIPAAYLAAPNQRLIFSLFLAVAMSISAVPVIAKILLDLDLMRRDLGMLILTAGILDDTVGWLMLSIVAGLAAHGTVDLRTISYIVVAVTLFIGFCYFVGASLAVRIMHWVDDRALAEHAGMSTMVGIAMVCAIVTQAIGIHAVFGAFIAGVMLGRSARMRKSDRTELEGATIGVFAPVFFAYSGLKVDLLAIHGLGLLAIFLGVAVAGKVIGCTGGALITGRGWRESLAVAVGMNARGGMGIIVALLGLSLGVLTQEVYAIIIVIAMVTSLLTPPLLGFLLAGIEQRPEETERLEREKILAQLPFSKAGAKLLVLAGGGANAQLAAHLAAVLGNHPDASITVFHATLAAKTDEPPEVDLATEFERIKAIAGLTGATNVYSRTGSGDSVVEAIMKETERGYDAIFAGAGRADDSETMSSAVLHELLQRAQIPVIIARDAGAKLPFSRILAPTTGTPFSRLATTVGLFYAHAVSAAITAIYVRESPLLSLGRLPGRSRGRDEGRVIVEDMRTFADQLELKLETEVATSARPENAILAAVMRGSFDLLLIGVMARPADGRLSFGPKVDHLLRNARCSVAVVVSPQITARE; from the coding sequence ATGCCGCACCTCAACGAAGTTCAGGTTCTCCGCCTTCTAGTGCAATTCACCCTGCTGTTCGTTGGCGCGCGCGTTCTCGCCGACGTCATGAAACGGCTCGGTCAGGCGACGGTTATCGGCGAGCTGCTGGCCGGGATCGTGCTGGGACCGTCGCTGCTAGGACACGTCGCTCCGGTGGCCTATCGACTGCTCTTCCCGGCCGATCCGCTGAGCGACCATCTGCTCGAAGCGCTCGCCTGGATTGGCGTAATCATGCTCCTGCTCTACACCGGTCTTGAGACCGATCTCGAAATTATTCGCGGCGTCGGCCGCAGCGCGGCGATCATCTCGGCGCTCGGGATTCTTATCCCGTGGACTAGCGGCTTCCTCCTCGGATGGGAAATCCCGGCGGCGTACCTCGCCGCGCCGAATCAACGGCTGATATTTTCGCTCTTTCTCGCGGTTGCGATGTCGATTTCGGCCGTCCCGGTTATCGCCAAAATCCTGCTCGATCTCGACCTGATGCGCCGCGATTTGGGGATGCTGATCCTGACGGCCGGAATCCTCGACGACACCGTCGGCTGGCTGATGCTGTCGATTGTCGCCGGCCTCGCTGCACACGGGACGGTGGACTTGCGGACGATCAGCTATATCGTGGTGGCCGTCACGCTCTTTATCGGGTTTTGTTACTTCGTCGGGGCAAGTCTGGCCGTGCGGATCATGCATTGGGTAGATGATCGCGCGCTGGCCGAGCACGCCGGAATGAGCACGATGGTGGGTATCGCGATGGTCTGCGCGATCGTCACGCAGGCCATCGGCATCCACGCGGTGTTCGGCGCGTTCATTGCCGGGGTGATGCTCGGGCGCTCCGCCCGCATGCGTAAATCTGATCGCACCGAACTCGAAGGGGCGACCATCGGTGTCTTCGCGCCGGTGTTCTTCGCCTATTCGGGCCTCAAGGTCGATTTGCTCGCGATCCACGGGCTCGGCCTGTTAGCGATTTTTCTCGGAGTCGCGGTCGCGGGCAAGGTGATCGGATGCACGGGCGGCGCTTTGATCACCGGGCGCGGATGGCGCGAATCCCTGGCGGTCGCAGTTGGCATGAACGCGCGGGGCGGCATGGGGATCATCGTCGCGCTGCTCGGGCTGAGTCTGGGCGTTCTGACGCAGGAAGTGTACGCGATCATAATTGTTATCGCGATGGTTACTTCACTGCTCACGCCGCCGCTGTTGGGCTTTCTGCTGGCCGGTATCGAGCAGCGGCCGGAAGAGACGGAGCGGCTGGAGCGCGAAAAAATTCTCGCGCAGCTCCCGTTCAGCAAGGCCGGCGCGAAGCTGCTGGTGCTCGCGGGCGGCGGCGCCAATGCGCAGCTGGCGGCGCATCTTGCGGCGGTCCTGGGGAATCATCCGGATGCTTCGATTACCGTGTTTCACGCGACGCTCGCCGCGAAAACCGACGAGCCGCCGGAGGTCGATCTGGCAACTGAATTCGAGCGGATCAAAGCGATTGCGGGACTGACTGGCGCCACTAACGTTTATTCGCGAACGGGTAGCGGAGATTCCGTCGTCGAGGCGATTATGAAGGAGACCGAGCGCGGCTACGACGCGATCTTCGCGGGTGCCGGTCGGGCTGACGACAGCGAGACGATGAGCAGCGCGGTGCTGCACGAACTTCTACAGCGCGCGCAGATACCTGTGATTATCGCGCGTGATGCGGGCGCCAAGCTGCCCTTCAGCCGGATCCTGGCGCCGACGACCGGCACGCCCTTCTCGCGCCTGGCGACGACGGTGGGGCTGTTCTATGCGCACGCCGTCAGCGCCGCGATCACCGCGATCTACGTGCGGGAAAGTCCGCTGCTCTCGTTGGGGCGGTTGCCCGGACGGAGCCGCGGCCGCGACGAAGGCCGCGTGATTGTCGAGGACATGCGCACCTTCGCTGATCAACTCGAGCTCAAACTCGAGACTGAAGTCGCTACTTCCGCGCGTCCAGAAAATGCCATCCTCGCCGCGGTTATGCGCGGCAGCTTTGACCTGCTTTTGATCGGCGTGATGGCGCGGCCGGCCGATGGACGGCTGTCCTTCGGGCCGAAAGTTGATCATCTGCTGCGTAACGCGCGATGCTCTGTGGCGGTGGTCGTATCGCCGCAGATCACCGCGCGCGAGTAG
- a CDS encoding NAD(P)H-binding protein: MNNSQELSVVTGAFGYSGKYITQRLIERGAAVRTLTGHPANPNPFGDAVEVAPFNFTHPDALTESLRGVGTVFNTYWIRFARGELTFERAVNNLKSLIEAAQRAGVRRFVHVSITGASAESPLPYFRGKGIIENFLRASGLSYAILRPAVIFGPEDILLNNIAWNLRKFPLFTVPGNGEYRLQPVFAGDLADLALGAAERSDNLEIDAVGPETYTFNELIRLLGRTIGRPVRLLHVSPGIALFFASIIGRLMGDVTLTRDEVIGLSDDLLVSHSAPTAPARLSEWLARNALTLGVHYASELARRA; encoded by the coding sequence ATGAATAATTCTCAAGAATTGAGCGTGGTCACCGGCGCCTTCGGCTACAGCGGCAAGTACATAACGCAGCGGCTGATCGAACGCGGCGCGGCCGTCCGCACCCTGACGGGCCATCCGGCGAATCCCAACCCTTTCGGTGACGCAGTTGAGGTCGCACCGTTCAATTTCACCCATCCTGACGCACTGACGGAAAGTCTGCGCGGCGTCGGCACGGTCTTCAACACTTACTGGATTCGATTCGCACGCGGCGAGCTGACCTTCGAGCGCGCCGTGAATAATCTCAAGAGCTTAATTGAGGCGGCACAGCGCGCCGGCGTCCGCCGTTTCGTGCATGTCAGCATCACAGGGGCGTCGGCTGAGTCACCGCTGCCGTATTTCCGCGGCAAGGGCATAATCGAGAATTTTCTGCGCGCGTCCGGTCTCTCCTATGCGATCCTGCGGCCCGCGGTGATTTTCGGCCCGGAAGATATTCTGCTCAACAATATCGCCTGGAACTTGCGGAAATTCCCGCTCTTCACCGTGCCGGGCAACGGCGAGTATCGCCTTCAGCCGGTCTTCGCGGGCGACCTCGCTGACCTTGCGCTCGGCGCCGCCGAACGCAGCGACAACCTTGAGATCGACGCGGTGGGGCCTGAAACCTACACTTTTAACGAGCTGATCCGGCTGCTCGGGCGCACTATCGGCCGGCCGGTGCGGCTGCTCCATGTCAGCCCCGGGATCGCGCTTTTTTTCGCCTCGATCATTGGCCGGCTGATGGGCGATGTCACGCTGACGCGCGATGAAGTAATCGGGCTGTCGGACGACCTGCTGGTGTCGCACAGCGCGCCGACGGCGCCGGCACGCCTCAGTGAATGGCTCGCGCGCAACGCCCTGACGCTGGGCGTGCATTACGCCTCCGAACTGGCGCGGCGCGCTTAA
- the mce gene encoding methylmalonyl-CoA epimerase: MLTKIHHVGIVVPSLDAAMALWRDALGLHLTKSEIVHDQGVKAALLQAGESEIELLEPLNPENGVGKFLARRGGGLHHVCFETTDVAAELAAARAKGIPLIDQNPRRGLAGMICFLHPKATRGVLVEYAQPFSEEQH, encoded by the coding sequence ATGCTCACGAAAATTCATCACGTCGGCATCGTTGTGCCGAGTCTGGACGCCGCGATGGCGCTCTGGCGCGACGCGCTCGGTCTGCATCTGACGAAGTCTGAAATCGTGCATGATCAGGGCGTCAAAGCCGCGCTGTTGCAGGCGGGTGAAAGCGAGATCGAGCTGCTCGAGCCGTTGAATCCGGAAAACGGCGTCGGCAAGTTTCTTGCGCGACGCGGCGGTGGACTCCATCATGTCTGTTTCGAAACCACCGACGTCGCCGCTGAGCTCGCCGCCGCGCGCGCCAAGGGGATTCCGCTGATTGATCAGAATCCGCGGCGCGGCCTCGCCGGGATGATCTGCTTCCTCCATCCGAAGGCGACGCGCGGCGTGTTGGTGGAATACGCGCAACCGTTCTCTGAAGAACAACACTAG